The following coding sequences are from one Methanohalophilus halophilus window:
- a CDS encoding acyltransferase, with translation MEEHNIVLDEDIIVGNHSDIRYGIIADSVIIGERVSVSGDVLARSDIRIDIWSKIGGNVRCGENGYIGEFVNIDGKLFVNGDLDVGNDVKINRGFEAHGWIVVRNPVPVITYIFLYISELLRMGKGEEVEKAMSEFFEEEAKEISYGAMVVPNGSRISADSIRVPGAATIGDSCRLVGNIRAESLKMGGATTLYGSIRTASDIEIGENNAIHGNIVSRGRVVVGKGTHILGEINAYSIRIHEDSRVDGVMRATGGTTFIREKDEVSRSRELIKLDIADQPQ, from the coding sequence ATGGAAGAACATAATATTGTTCTGGATGAGGATATTATAGTAGGAAACCATTCCGATATACGCTACGGTATAATTGCTGATTCGGTGATAATCGGAGAAAGGGTATCTGTATCAGGTGATGTACTTGCCAGGTCTGATATTCGTATAGACATCTGGTCAAAAATCGGTGGCAATGTGCGCTGTGGCGAAAATGGCTATATTGGCGAGTTTGTGAATATAGATGGCAAACTTTTCGTTAATGGAGATCTTGATGTTGGTAATGATGTGAAGATCAACAGAGGGTTTGAAGCTCATGGCTGGATAGTTGTTCGTAATCCTGTGCCTGTAATCACTTATATTTTCCTATATATCTCCGAACTTTTACGTATGGGTAAGGGTGAAGAAGTAGAGAAGGCTATGAGTGAATTCTTTGAAGAGGAAGCAAAAGAGATCAGTTATGGCGCTATGGTAGTTCCCAACGGGTCTCGCATATCTGCAGACTCTATAAGGGTACCAGGGGCGGCCACCATAGGAGATAGCTGCAGGCTCGTAGGCAATATAAGGGCTGAATCTTTGAAAATGGGCGGTGCTACTACTTTGTATGGAAGTATCCGGACAGCCAGTGATATTGAGATCGGTGAAAATAATGCTATTCATGGTAACATTGTCTCCCGTGGCAGGGTTGTAGTGGGTAAAGGTACCCATATACTGGGAGAGATCAATGCTTATTCTATCCGGATTCATGAGGATTCAAGGGTTGATGGTGTGATGCGAGCCACCGGCGGCACCACATTCATACGTGAAAAAGACGAGGTCTCCCGGAGCAGGGAACTGATAAAACTGGACATAGCAGACCAACCACAATAA
- a CDS encoding archease, with translation MKKYEYIEHTADARFKAFGRTAEEAFANAAEAMFNVMIDTSDINPQITEYIELQAPDMENLLVDWLSELLYLFEVNMVVFSSFEVFAIEKEGDEYLLSAKAEGEPLNLEKHVFDTEVKAVTYNDLGVQITSQGVTVRITVDT, from the coding sequence ATGAAAAAATACGAATATATCGAACATACCGCAGATGCGAGGTTCAAAGCCTTTGGTAGAACCGCAGAAGAAGCCTTCGCAAATGCTGCCGAGGCTATGTTCAATGTTATGATCGATACTTCTGACATTAATCCACAGATTACTGAGTATATTGAATTACAGGCACCTGATATGGAAAACCTCCTTGTGGACTGGCTTTCTGAACTACTTTACCTCTTTGAAGTTAATATGGTTGTGTTCAGTAGCTTTGAAGTGTTTGCTATTGAAAAGGAAGGTGATGAATACCTACTTTCAGCAAAAGCAGAGGGGGAGCCCCTGAATCTTGAAAAGCACGTATTTGACACCGAAGTTAAAGCGGTAACATATAATGACCTTGGTGTACAAATTACATCACAAGGAGTTACGGTACGTATTACAGTGGATACATGA
- a CDS encoding RtcB family protein yields MDTEGPEIEGLERIDNDIWQVPIGYKPGMRVPGRIYLSDKLFTNLEKEAVDQVANVATLPGIQKFSMAMPDAHVGYGFPIGGVAAFDAEEGVISPGGVGFDINCGVRLIRSNLEKSDVDGKVNDLLDSLFKAVPSGVGSKSRIRASESELEAIFTNGSRWAVEQGYGVEADLTHCEGEGCIEGSDPAQVSAKAHKRGRPQLGTLGSGNHFLELQYVDEIYDPVAAEAFNLKQGQLTFMVHCGSRGAGHQVCTDHLRNLTRAVEKYKIDLPDKQLACAPAQSEEAQAYFGAMASAANYAWTNRQIIMHHCREVFEQQMNMDVDELGLDLVYDVAHNVAKLEEHDVNGGKKQVYVHRKGATRAFPAGHPDVPQAYRDVGQPVLIPGSMGTPSYVLCGKQSAMDVSFGSACHGAGRVMSRSGAKHTFRGEEIQKDLSGQGISVKAAHPSVIAEEAPGVYKSSSEVVDVVHRLGIAGKVAKLMPLGVVKG; encoded by the coding sequence ATGGATACAGAAGGACCTGAAATAGAAGGACTTGAACGGATAGATAATGATATATGGCAAGTTCCCATCGGCTACAAACCCGGGATGAGGGTACCGGGCAGGATATATCTTTCAGATAAATTGTTCACCAATCTGGAAAAGGAAGCAGTTGACCAAGTAGCCAATGTGGCCACCCTGCCAGGAATACAGAAATTCTCAATGGCAATGCCCGATGCCCATGTAGGATATGGTTTCCCCATAGGGGGAGTTGCCGCTTTTGATGCCGAGGAAGGTGTCATCAGTCCCGGAGGCGTGGGATTTGACATCAATTGCGGTGTACGCCTGATCAGGTCCAACCTGGAAAAATCCGATGTGGACGGTAAAGTCAATGACTTGCTGGATTCCCTTTTCAAGGCTGTACCTTCGGGTGTGGGTTCCAAAAGCCGCATACGTGCATCGGAAAGTGAACTTGAAGCCATATTCACTAATGGCTCCCGCTGGGCTGTGGAGCAGGGTTATGGTGTAGAAGCTGATCTTACCCACTGTGAAGGTGAAGGGTGCATTGAAGGAAGCGACCCTGCACAGGTTAGTGCCAAAGCCCACAAAAGAGGCAGGCCACAGCTTGGAACCCTGGGAAGCGGCAATCATTTCCTGGAATTGCAGTATGTGGATGAGATATATGATCCGGTCGCAGCTGAAGCCTTTAATCTCAAACAGGGCCAGCTTACTTTCATGGTCCATTGTGGATCGCGAGGTGCGGGTCATCAGGTATGCACCGACCACTTGCGCAATCTCACCCGTGCAGTGGAAAAATACAAAATCGATCTGCCTGACAAGCAGCTTGCCTGTGCACCGGCACAATCAGAAGAAGCACAGGCTTATTTCGGTGCAATGGCCTCAGCAGCCAACTATGCCTGGACCAATCGTCAGATCATAATGCACCACTGTCGCGAAGTTTTTGAACAACAAATGAATATGGATGTGGATGAATTGGGTTTGGATCTGGTCTATGATGTAGCCCACAACGTCGCCAAACTGGAAGAACATGATGTAAACGGTGGAAAAAAACAGGTCTATGTACATCGCAAGGGTGCCACCCGTGCTTTCCCTGCAGGCCATCCCGATGTCCCTCAGGCTTATAGGGATGTAGGTCAGCCGGTGCTTATTCCCGGCAGTATGGGCACCCCCTCCTATGTGCTCTGCGGTAAGCAGTCAGCAATGGATGTATCCTTTGGAAGCGCCTGTCATGGTGCTGGCAGGGTAATGAGTCGCTCCGGTGCGAAACACACTTTCAGGGGAGAAGAGATCCAAAAAGACCTCAGTGGTCAGGGCATTTCTGTCAAGGCAGCCCACCCTTCGGTCATTGCCGAAGAAGCACCTGGAGTTTACAAATCCAGCAGTGAGGTTGTGGATGTTGTACACAGGCTTGGTATTGCAGGTAAGGTCGCAAAACTCATGCCTCTGGGTGTTGTAAAAGGTTAA
- a CDS encoding aldolase, translating into MARIGKKLVDHGLVESHFGNISVRRGNSMVITRSGCPLDEICEENVVEVPIQTTCEFDSLASSETRVHRRIYQETDAGCIVHGHCPFAVVMSLLDESGSIEPLDSEGVCFLGPVPVVEGAIGSEELAANSAAALTECDGLIVKSHGTISTGKTLDHAYINTTQIEHTCKIRYYYDLAKSSL; encoded by the coding sequence ATGGCAAGAATCGGGAAAAAACTCGTGGATCACGGGCTGGTTGAGTCTCATTTTGGAAATATAAGTGTACGTCGGGGCAACAGCATGGTGATAACCCGCAGCGGATGCCCGCTGGATGAGATTTGTGAGGAAAATGTGGTGGAGGTGCCCATTCAGACCACCTGCGAATTTGACAGTCTTGCGTCTTCGGAAACCCGGGTGCATCGGCGTATCTATCAGGAGACTGATGCCGGATGCATCGTGCACGGGCACTGCCCCTTTGCCGTAGTCATGTCACTGCTGGATGAATCAGGTAGTATCGAACCACTGGATAGTGAAGGTGTATGTTTCCTCGGGCCGGTTCCGGTTGTGGAAGGGGCTATCGGCAGTGAAGAACTCGCCGCAAACTCCGCTGCGGCCCTGACAGAATGCGACGGGCTTATCGTCAAAAGCCACGGCACCATCTCTACAGGAAAAACCCTGGATCATGCCTACATCAATACCACACAGATCGAGCACACCTGCAAGATACGCTATTACTACGATCTTGCTAAAAGTTCGTTGTGA
- a CDS encoding CDP-alcohol phosphatidyltransferase family protein, producing the protein MTLDRFRPVFAGPISRLAKIFADTGITPNQVTLASLLFSAAAGLCYALGAANIFLIGAALIFVVLNSLFDALDGSMARYLLTNDKAGDFLDHVVDRYADVFIVGGLIFGEYAGWGIGLFTMVGILLTSYLGTQAQALSIGRFYGGIMGRADRLVLIMAASLLHIIYPQAIFGYTLLGWSLILMGIASHVTALQRIRFIRTRLG; encoded by the coding sequence ATGACCCTGGACCGCTTCAGGCCTGTTTTTGCAGGCCCCATATCAAGACTCGCAAAGATATTTGCAGACACGGGCATAACCCCCAACCAGGTAACACTTGCTTCCCTGCTTTTTTCCGCAGCCGCAGGATTGTGCTATGCCCTGGGGGCGGCCAACATTTTTCTGATAGGTGCGGCACTCATATTTGTGGTCCTCAACTCCCTGTTTGATGCGCTGGACGGCAGCATGGCCCGCTATCTTCTCACAAACGACAAAGCCGGTGATTTCCTTGACCATGTGGTCGATCGCTATGCAGATGTCTTTATCGTCGGGGGCCTGATCTTCGGTGAATATGCAGGCTGGGGTATCGGCCTGTTCACAATGGTGGGCATTCTTCTCACAAGTTATCTCGGTACCCAAGCCCAGGCATTATCCATAGGTCGTTTCTACGGTGGAATTATGGGCAGGGCGGACCGTCTTGTACTGATCATGGCCGCATCGCTGTTACACATAATCTATCCGCAGGCTATATTTGGTTACACCCTGCTTGGTTGGTCCCTTATCCTTATGGGCATTGCTTCCCATGTAACTGCCCTGCAACGTATACGATTTATTCGCACACGTCTGGGCTGA
- a CDS encoding acetylornithine transaminase, producing the protein MQNYGRYPIALDKGAGALVWDTAGKQYIDCVAGIAVNNVGHCHPKVVKAIQEQASKLIHVSNLYYTDVQADLAEKLSQVTGMDRLFFCNSGTEAVEAAMKLARAHSGKKNFVAAEGSFHGRTMGALAVTSKEAYRKPFEPLPGRVDFVPYDNSPAIANTIDSDTAAVIVEPIQGEGGVNVPSSNYLKEVREICDETDTLLIFDEVQTGFGRTGKWFCKDYFNVTPDIMTMAKALGGGFPMGAIASREGIVFQKGQHAATFGGGPLASAAALASINAIEKEGLLERSRIMGEYFVKKLEGLNREDFLEIRGKGLMMGVRMEDSCAEMVTAGLEKGVLLNCTAGNILRMVPPLVITEEQVDSVVDIIGNL; encoded by the coding sequence ATGCAAAACTACGGTCGTTATCCTATCGCACTGGATAAAGGAGCAGGTGCTCTTGTGTGGGATACTGCCGGCAAACAGTATATCGATTGCGTGGCAGGAATAGCCGTAAACAATGTGGGACATTGTCACCCTAAAGTTGTTAAAGCAATACAGGAGCAGGCAAGCAAACTCATCCATGTATCCAATCTCTATTATACTGATGTACAGGCCGACCTTGCAGAAAAGTTGTCACAGGTTACCGGCATGGATCGCCTGTTCTTCTGCAATTCGGGTACCGAGGCCGTAGAAGCTGCCATGAAACTGGCCCGGGCCCATTCTGGGAAAAAGAATTTCGTGGCTGCAGAAGGCTCATTCCACGGCAGGACAATGGGTGCCCTTGCAGTAACTTCCAAAGAGGCCTACAGGAAACCCTTTGAACCCCTTCCCGGCAGGGTTGATTTTGTACCTTATGATAATTCCCCGGCAATTGCAAATACTATTGATTCGGATACAGCAGCGGTAATTGTGGAGCCCATCCAGGGTGAGGGTGGTGTCAATGTTCCTTCCTCAAATTACCTTAAAGAGGTCAGGGAAATCTGTGATGAGACCGATACCCTCTTGATATTCGATGAGGTGCAGACTGGTTTCGGGCGTACTGGCAAGTGGTTCTGCAAGGATTATTTCAATGTGACCCCGGACATAATGACAATGGCCAAAGCACTGGGGGGTGGATTCCCCATGGGCGCCATTGCAAGCAGGGAAGGTATTGTTTTCCAGAAGGGCCAGCATGCAGCAACCTTTGGCGGAGGTCCTCTTGCCTCTGCAGCAGCCCTGGCATCCATCAATGCAATTGAAAAAGAAGGACTCTTAGAACGCTCCCGTATTATGGGCGAGTATTTCGTGAAGAAACTGGAGGGTTTAAACCGTGAGGATTTCTTGGAAATCCGGGGTAAAGGATTGATGATGGGCGTACGTATGGAGGACTCATGTGCGGAAATGGTAACTGCGGGCCTTGAGAAAGGTGTACTGCTCAATTGCACAGCAGGTAACATCCTGCGTATGGTGCCTCCCCTTGTCATAACCGAAGAACAGGTAGATTCGGTGGTGGATATAATTGGCAATTTATGA
- a CDS encoding PUA domain-containing protein, which produces MTKEESRIKQVRTMADYQFGKGCGNILFSGEITFKLSRTKRIRQVFSEGKRMATVRARDGMFTLSIEGASLIHSHLPIPGYRVMMCDDAIPFVSKGKTAFAKHVENIDPDLRAGDEVLLVDKQDNLIATGQLLLAPEEVLAMDNGPAVDVRVGVDSS; this is translated from the coding sequence ATGACAAAAGAGGAATCACGTATTAAACAGGTCCGCACCATGGCTGATTACCAGTTTGGGAAGGGATGTGGGAACATTCTCTTTTCCGGTGAAATCACATTTAAGTTATCCCGTACAAAAAGGATCAGGCAGGTATTTTCCGAAGGAAAACGTATGGCCACAGTACGTGCAAGGGACGGGATGTTCACTTTGAGTATTGAGGGGGCCTCATTGATTCATTCCCATCTTCCAATACCAGGCTATCGCGTGATGATGTGTGACGATGCAATTCCCTTTGTCTCAAAAGGGAAAACTGCCTTTGCCAAGCATGTGGAAAACATAGACCCTGATCTGAGGGCTGGAGATGAAGTTTTGCTTGTGGATAAACAGGACAATCTTATTGCTACAGGGCAGTTATTACTTGCTCCTGAAGAAGTTCTTGCCATGGACAACGGCCCGGCTGTTGATGTCAGGGTTGGGGTGGATAGCAGCTGA